DNA from Intestinimonas massiliensis (ex Afouda et al. 2020):
GGGTTCATCCTGGTATCCCATGACCGGGCCTTCCTAGACCGCTGCGTGGACCACGTGCTGGTGTTCAACCGGACGGGGATGGAGGTGCAGAAGGGGAATTTCTCCTCCTGGTGGGAGAACAAGGCACGGCGGGACCAGTTCGAGCGGGCGGAGCAGGCCCGGCTGAAAAAGGACATCCGCCGCCTGGACGAGGCGGCCCGCCGAGCCGCCGGGTGGTCCAACACGGTGGAAAGGACCAAGAAGGGGACCAAAAACTCCGGTCTGCGCCCGGACCGGGGGCTTATCGGGCACAAGGCGGCCAAAATGATGAAGCGCTCCAAGGCGTTGGTGGAGCGGCGGCAGAGCGCCGCGGAGGAGAAGTCCGGGCTCCTCCGAGATCTGGAGACGGCGGAGGCGTTGAAGCTCCACCCCCTGAGCCACTCCCAGCGGCGCATCTTGGAGGTGAAGGACCTCTGCGTGGATTACGGCGGCGGGCCGGTCTGCCCACCTCTCTCCTTCACCCTGGAGCGAGGGGAGCGGGTGGCCCTCCGGGGGCCCAACGGGGCGGGGAAGTCCAGCCTGCTGAAGCTGCTGCTGGGCCAAGAGATCCCACACACCGGCACGGTGTGGCTGGCGGGGGGATTGCAAATCTCCTATGTGCCCCAGGACACCGGCTTTTTGCGGGGGAAGCTGGGGGCATTTGCCCGTGAGAGCGATATTGACGAGAGCCTTTTTAAGGCCATTCTGCGCAAGCTGGACTTCCGGCGGGTGGAGTTTGAAAAGGACATGGCGGACTACAGCGGTGGGCAGAAGAAAAAGGTCCTTCTGGCCCGCAGTCTGTGTCAGCAGGCCCACCTCTACCTCTGGGACGAGCCGCTGAATTTCGTGGATGTGTACGCCCGGATGCAAATAGAGGACCTTTTGCTGACGTACCAGCCTACCATGATCTTCGTGGAGCACGACCGGGCCTTTACGGAGCAGGTAGCCACCAGCGTGGTGGAGCTGTAGGCG
Protein-coding regions in this window:
- the abc-f gene encoding ribosomal protection-like ABC-F family protein; amino-acid sequence: MALIDISRLSFTYEGSYDPVFQDLSLQLDTDWRLGLIGRNGRGKTTLLRLLMGQETYRGTISSPVAFDYFPFSVPDGARTGEEVAEALHPGLERWRLLRELHLLDLDEGVLYHPFGTLSNGEQTRFLLALLFLGDHRFLLIDEPTNHLDLAGRDLAANYLAGKRGFILVSHDRAFLDRCVDHVLVFNRTGMEVQKGNFSSWWENKARRDQFERAEQARLKKDIRRLDEAARRAAGWSNTVERTKKGTKNSGLRPDRGLIGHKAAKMMKRSKALVERRQSAAEEKSGLLRDLETAEALKLHPLSHSQRRILEVKDLCVDYGGGPVCPPLSFTLERGERVALRGPNGAGKSSLLKLLLGQEIPHTGTVWLAGGLQISYVPQDTGFLRGKLGAFARESDIDESLFKAILRKLDFRRVEFEKDMADYSGGQKKKVLLARSLCQQAHLYLWDEPLNFVDVYARMQIEDLLLTYQPTMIFVEHDRAFTEQVATSVVEL